A window of Fictibacillus halophilus contains these coding sequences:
- a CDS encoding thiazole synthase codes for MLNIGHYSFSSRLLLGTGKYPDFKTQKEAVEVSGSEILTFAVRRMNIFEGSQPNFLEMLDLEKYTLLPNTAGAKTAEEAVRIAKLAKASGLCDMVKVEVIGCDKTLLPDPVETLKATEELLKEGFIVLPYTSDDVVLARRLEELGSHAIMPAASPIGSGQGIINPLYLKFIIEQTKVPVIVDAGIGSASDAMIAMELGADGVLLNTAVAGAKDPVKMALAMKMAVEAGKLGYEAGRIPRKETATASSPLEGLSVK; via the coding sequence ATGTTAAACATTGGACACTATTCCTTTTCATCACGATTACTTTTAGGTACAGGCAAATACCCGGACTTCAAAACACAAAAAGAAGCGGTAGAGGTATCTGGTTCTGAGATTTTGACTTTTGCAGTTCGTCGGATGAACATCTTTGAAGGAAGTCAGCCAAACTTTTTAGAGATGCTCGATCTGGAAAAATACACATTGTTACCGAACACAGCTGGCGCGAAAACAGCGGAAGAAGCGGTGCGCATCGCAAAACTCGCGAAAGCATCAGGATTATGTGATATGGTAAAAGTAGAAGTCATCGGATGCGACAAAACGCTGCTGCCGGATCCAGTTGAAACGTTAAAAGCAACAGAAGAGCTATTAAAAGAAGGGTTCATCGTGCTTCCCTATACGTCAGATGATGTTGTTCTTGCTAGACGATTAGAAGAGCTGGGCTCACATGCAATCATGCCTGCCGCTTCTCCTATCGGTTCAGGACAAGGAATCATCAACCCGCTTTATTTAAAATTTATCATCGAGCAAACGAAGGTTCCCGTAATCGTTGATGCAGGAATCGGCAGTGCGAGTGACGCGATGATCGCGATGGAACTCGGAGCGGATGGTGTGCTGTTAAACACAGCCGTAGCGGGTGCGAAAGATCCTGTGAAGATGGCCCTTGCGATGAAAATGGCTGTAGAAGCTGGAAAGCTAGGGTATGAAGCAGGAAGAATTCCAAGAAAAGAAACGGCAACAGCGAGCAGTCCTTTAGAAGGGTTGAGTGTGAAGTGA
- a CDS encoding stalk domain-containing protein, producing the protein MKYFVSLLATGLLVLGINSADVSAESFNVKIGNNSVVFPDEKPIVKNNRLLVPLRPVFESMNAEVKWNSSTNMVTSQLSKAGTTAKLAINIHSPFLEKQFSNKFYIQQSDVKPAIINNRTYIPLRLVGEAYGFDVTWDESSNTATYKETGSLHLTDPTYKTHLSTGTISKQNVYELETFFSVNKYRLNNGKKELSLNPTLSNVAREKSRDMLVKNYFDHTSPTYGSPFDMMKQFGITYTSAGENIAAGYTTTSAVMTGWINSPGHKANILSDNFSQIGVGYIKGTTGYKTYWTQMFIRP; encoded by the coding sequence ATGAAGTATTTTGTGAGTCTACTTGCTACAGGTCTATTAGTCCTAGGAATTAATAGCGCAGACGTATCTGCGGAATCATTTAATGTGAAAATTGGAAATAATAGTGTTGTTTTTCCAGATGAGAAACCTATTGTGAAAAACAATAGATTGTTAGTTCCGCTCAGACCGGTTTTTGAATCAATGAACGCTGAAGTAAAATGGAATTCATCAACAAACATGGTTACCTCGCAATTATCAAAGGCTGGAACAACGGCTAAGCTTGCTATCAACATTCATTCACCATTTTTAGAAAAACAATTTAGTAATAAATTCTATATTCAGCAATCTGATGTTAAACCAGCTATTATTAATAATCGTACATACATACCCCTCCGTTTAGTTGGGGAAGCATACGGATTTGATGTAACTTGGGATGAAAGTTCAAATACAGCAACTTATAAAGAAACAGGATCACTTCATCTAACCGATCCAACATATAAAACTCACTTATCTACTGGAACAATTAGTAAGCAAAATGTGTATGAACTTGAAACGTTTTTTTCTGTTAATAAATATCGTTTAAATAACGGCAAGAAAGAGTTATCTTTAAACCCTACATTGAGCAATGTAGCAAGAGAAAAATCTAGGGATATGCTCGTAAAAAACTATTTTGACCACACGTCTCCAACATATGGCTCACCGTTTGATATGATGAAACAGTTTGGTATCACGTATACTTCTGCAGGAGAAAATATTGCTGCTGGTTATACGACAACAAGTGCCGTTATGACAGGTTGGATAAATAGCCCAGGTCACAAAGCAAACATTTTAAGTGATAACTTCTCACAAATTGGTGTGGGTTATATAAAAGGTACAACAGGATACAAGACATATTGGACACAGATGTTTATTCGTCCGTAA
- the thiS gene encoding sulfur carrier protein ThiS encodes MINGEEVMVPNSLQSITDLLKHLNLHDQVVIAEVNEDIIDNQKQRETQIKENDKIELVRFVGGG; translated from the coding sequence ATGATAAATGGAGAAGAGGTCATGGTGCCTAATTCTTTGCAGTCAATTACAGATTTGCTGAAGCACCTTAACTTACATGACCAAGTTGTGATTGCAGAAGTGAACGAAGATATTATTGATAATCAGAAACAAAGAGAAACTCAAATAAAAGAAAACGACAAGATCGAACTTGTTCGATTCGTTGGCGGAGGTTGA
- the thiO gene encoding glycine oxidase ThiO, which produces MRTTYDAIIIGGGVIGCSIAYELCKQNKRMLLLEKETIGSKASSAAAGMLGAEMEFKTDHPLYSLAKESRDSFSSLSQELFNVCGIDIELIQKGIYELAFTEEEADELKREAAKRQDQGEAVFWLPAHDLLRKEPALSPLVKGALYFEKDGQVSPVKLTRALYQSAEILGAEIKEHTEVVQLLQTGNRVTGVITTKETFHADSVIVAGGVWSSDLEPSLKMVPVKGECLSFKTQRPLLTGTVKYKNCYLVPKRENTIFVGATSTPHVFDEEVTFSGLFELMEKTKQIVPELSGACFEKAWGGIRPQTESGIPYIGPHPHKEGLILATGHYRNGILLSAITGKRIADYMESEVYHS; this is translated from the coding sequence ATGCGCACAACGTATGATGCCATCATTATTGGAGGCGGCGTGATCGGCTGTTCCATCGCCTATGAGCTTTGTAAACAAAACAAACGTATGCTGCTTCTTGAAAAAGAAACCATAGGAAGTAAGGCGTCTAGTGCTGCAGCCGGCATGCTCGGAGCTGAGATGGAGTTTAAGACCGACCATCCACTCTATTCCTTGGCAAAAGAAAGTCGGGATTCCTTCAGCTCTCTATCACAGGAGCTTTTCAACGTTTGCGGGATAGACATCGAACTCATTCAAAAAGGAATCTATGAACTGGCGTTTACAGAGGAAGAAGCGGATGAACTAAAAAGAGAAGCGGCCAAGCGTCAAGATCAAGGTGAAGCAGTTTTTTGGCTTCCAGCACACGACCTGCTTAGGAAAGAACCTGCGTTGTCGCCACTTGTAAAGGGAGCTCTCTATTTTGAAAAAGATGGTCAAGTGTCACCAGTTAAGCTTACTCGAGCCCTATATCAGTCCGCAGAGATTCTCGGTGCCGAGATAAAAGAGCATACGGAAGTGGTTCAGCTTCTTCAAACTGGCAACAGGGTGACAGGTGTCATAACAACGAAAGAAACGTTTCATGCTGATTCCGTCATAGTAGCTGGTGGGGTGTGGAGCTCTGATCTAGAACCTTCACTAAAAATGGTGCCGGTAAAAGGGGAATGTCTTTCTTTTAAAACACAGCGTCCGCTACTCACAGGTACGGTAAAATACAAAAACTGTTACCTCGTTCCAAAGCGAGAAAACACAATATTTGTTGGCGCGACAAGTACACCACACGTCTTTGATGAAGAAGTTACATTTTCAGGTCTCTTTGAATTAATGGAGAAGACAAAACAGATCGTTCCTGAACTAAGTGGTGCTTGTTTTGAAAAAGCATGGGGAGGCATCCGTCCGCAAACAGAATCAGGAATTCCTTATATCGGTCCTCATCCACATAAAGAGGGTCTCATTCTTGCGACGGGGCATTATCGAAACGGCATTCTGCTTTCCGCCATAACTGGAAAAAGGATTGCTGACTATATGGAAAGCGAGGTATATCATTCGTGA
- a CDS encoding MoeB/ThiF family adenylyltransferase — translation MNERYSRQELFSLIGIEGQEKIRTKSVLIVGAGALGAGSAEALTRAGVKRIVLVDRDYVDWTNLQRQQLYSEEDAKRQLPKVIAAKNRLNQINSEVEIQAHVMDMGIEEAEELISGIDLIMDATDNFETRLLINDLAQKYEIPWIYGACVGSYGISYTILPGDGPCLNCLLDKIPANGQTCDTAGIISPAVQMVTAYQTAEALKILVEDYASIRKKIVTFDTWTNQHVQLGMGKAKKVDCPSCGANPTYPYLEKGAALKTAVLCGRDTVQIRPAHTIEINLEEMERRLLPHGEVRCNHYLLELQSGSHRLVLFKDGRALVHGTKNTAEAKSLYHRYIG, via the coding sequence GTGAATGAACGTTATTCAAGGCAGGAATTGTTTAGCCTAATCGGTATAGAAGGGCAAGAAAAAATACGGACAAAAAGTGTGCTGATCGTTGGTGCAGGTGCGCTTGGTGCAGGAAGCGCTGAAGCTCTCACACGTGCAGGGGTGAAACGAATCGTTCTTGTTGATCGTGATTACGTGGATTGGACGAACCTTCAGCGTCAGCAGCTCTATTCTGAAGAAGATGCGAAGAGACAGCTGCCAAAAGTAATCGCTGCAAAAAATAGATTGAACCAGATTAATTCTGAAGTAGAAATTCAAGCACATGTGATGGACATGGGGATCGAGGAAGCAGAAGAATTGATCTCTGGTATCGATCTGATCATGGATGCAACGGATAACTTTGAAACGCGTCTGTTGATCAACGATCTAGCTCAGAAATATGAGATACCATGGATTTATGGGGCTTGTGTTGGGAGCTATGGTATTTCTTACACGATTTTACCTGGGGATGGACCGTGTTTGAACTGTTTGCTTGATAAGATTCCGGCGAACGGCCAAACATGTGATACGGCAGGAATTATCTCTCCAGCCGTACAGATGGTCACAGCCTATCAAACAGCTGAGGCGCTAAAGATTTTAGTTGAAGACTATGCATCCATTCGGAAGAAAATCGTAACATTTGATACGTGGACGAATCAGCATGTTCAATTAGGGATGGGAAAAGCGAAGAAGGTAGATTGTCCATCTTGTGGGGCTAACCCTACGTATCCTTACTTAGAGAAAGGTGCTGCGTTAAAAACAGCTGTTCTTTGCGGGCGGGATACCGTTCAGATTCGTCCCGCTCATACGATTGAAATTAATTTAGAAGAGATGGAGAGAAGGTTACTCCCACATGGTGAGGTTCGTTGTAATCATTATTTACTAGAGCTTCAAAGTGGCAGTCATCGCCTCGTTCTTTTTAAAGATGGCCGTGCGCTTGTTCATGGCACGAAGAATACGGCAGAGGCGAAATCTCTATATCATAGATATATAGGGTGA
- a CDS encoding alpha-amylase family glycosyl hydrolase, with protein sequence MKSSNRVSWLLLFTLILQTFASALLIQPSSTKAVERTVTLVGDLQSELGGSSDWNPADTATKMELQPNGKYKLTGKLPAGTYEYKVAINGSWDENYGVDGKQGGDNYKLTIDTEKEVTFVYDDTTHKLTIPEPLPAEKTPRIVGDIQPDIGAGGEWTPGESTALLQDEDGDNIYTYTAQVPKGKHEFKIVLGNNWDAPNYPTDNLKLNVLKDSEITFFYNHDTKEVYTNYDAGLPDGSVNAGKLHHDTWNEAFRAPFGAIKAGQDVTLRLQTKKGDLTGAKLYLRNYNSGNTTVKDMVNAGWTTVNGEDIELWEATVTPEEKGVYGYKFTARDGDAVKEYGEDTGEGGKGAAADTNAALFQMTVYDPSYKTPDWMKESVVYQIFPDRFYNGNKKNDKAKTTARGTEPIEHRDWNELPDNPRQAETEGYDGDEIWSNDFFGGDIAGIQKKLDYIESLGVNTLYLNPVAHAASNHKYDATDYKAMDPMFGSPEEFKAFTKELKKRKMHLILDGVFNHVGDDSIYFDRYGKYKTVGAYEYWASIYDLMSTKGLTETEAKKQTEAKFKKEGQEFSPYGFHNWFNIENEKVNGVYKYQAWWGFDSLPEIKSIPGEAVDYDSELNNKPFADYIMYDKDSAAKSWLDRGASGWRLDVANEVDTEFWREFRKELKEGKKEDPLILGEIWDDASEYFLGDLYDSVMNYRFRGAMIDYLKNGNAEGAENQMNAVFEDYPQEAFYALMNLMGSHDTPRAAFILGNGTDSYERAELDPKYDHELGVKRLKLAAILQMGYAGAPTLYYGDEAGVTGSKDPDDRRTYPWGSEDKNLVKHYQNIGKVRSDYHDLFSYGELHHLYAEKDVLAYARTDKKNAALVITNRGNEDKTVELDVKKLIVNNVKLTDQLNKKYKTAVKDGKLTVTVPAMSGRMLVSDKHQNLKAPKAVKDVKASESSHSVSLSWKGDAKRYAVYQTTISGAFYEKVAETKGNSIKIDNLDNGRKYYFAVVAIDKNNNESLKTESKAAIPHVALKDGNYNISNVTALKNGVIDLSKPQTVSADIKITGETETDVAEGLQSELQVKEPGKTNWTSHKGTYTAQNGEFNTFSADFLPFKEGAYQYRYAFSTDLGRTWVTSETKTVTFTKGDDTTAPATSVTLEKPAQESGQVNLKWSVEGANEPYLFTIVRDGEVIDQVLDTSATTYKDLNVTNGKVYSYEVHIYDKAGNSVKSNAVQVTPDLVMVKVTMKVNAPAYTPQGVDITMPGSKNGWNTGAWKMTRGGAVTNDYEYTFEAQEGEVITYKYAKNSSWDQEGLADHTPGNPNDDDVSYYGYGATGTDLSFVVTNQGGNSMVVQDKILRWIDMPVVVTSHTDGQTVTSDTITLKGNAIKEGVMTINGQPVTINDDMTFTHTVNLSAGENKLNIHIEPSEENKSTIFKNDGGAIGKNTKDILMTINKN encoded by the coding sequence ATGAAATCTAGCAACAGAGTTTCTTGGTTACTGCTTTTTACGCTAATTTTGCAAACGTTTGCATCTGCATTACTCATACAACCATCTTCAACAAAAGCTGTGGAGCGCACCGTGACGCTTGTTGGAGATCTGCAATCTGAACTTGGCGGTTCAAGTGACTGGAACCCTGCAGACACTGCTACAAAAATGGAACTTCAACCGAACGGAAAGTACAAGCTTACTGGAAAACTTCCTGCCGGCACCTATGAATACAAGGTGGCGATCAATGGTTCTTGGGATGAGAACTATGGAGTGGACGGAAAACAAGGTGGCGACAACTACAAGCTGACGATCGACACGGAAAAAGAAGTGACATTCGTTTACGACGATACGACTCATAAATTAACGATTCCAGAACCACTTCCTGCCGAAAAAACACCGCGAATCGTAGGTGACATCCAGCCGGATATCGGAGCAGGTGGCGAGTGGACACCTGGTGAATCAACCGCTCTTTTACAAGATGAAGACGGTGACAACATCTACACATACACCGCACAAGTGCCAAAAGGAAAGCACGAATTTAAGATTGTGCTCGGCAACAATTGGGATGCACCAAATTACCCGACAGACAACTTGAAATTGAACGTACTAAAAGACTCAGAGATCACGTTTTTCTACAATCATGACACAAAAGAAGTGTACACGAACTATGACGCGGGTCTTCCTGATGGCAGCGTGAACGCAGGCAAGCTTCACCATGATACATGGAACGAAGCGTTTCGCGCGCCGTTTGGAGCGATCAAAGCTGGACAAGACGTAACACTGCGCCTTCAAACGAAAAAGGGCGATCTGACTGGCGCAAAGCTATATCTTCGTAACTATAACTCCGGCAATACAACGGTAAAAGATATGGTGAATGCTGGCTGGACGACAGTGAACGGCGAAGACATTGAGCTGTGGGAAGCTACAGTTACACCTGAAGAAAAAGGTGTGTACGGCTATAAATTCACCGCGCGTGATGGAGATGCGGTAAAAGAATATGGAGAAGATACGGGTGAAGGTGGAAAAGGAGCAGCAGCCGATACGAACGCCGCTCTATTCCAGATGACCGTGTACGATCCGTCTTATAAAACACCTGACTGGATGAAAGAGTCGGTTGTGTATCAGATTTTCCCGGACCGTTTTTATAACGGAAACAAAAAGAACGATAAAGCAAAAACAACAGCGCGTGGCACTGAGCCGATCGAGCACAGAGATTGGAATGAGCTGCCAGACAACCCTCGTCAAGCAGAAACAGAAGGCTATGATGGAGACGAGATTTGGTCGAACGATTTCTTTGGCGGCGATATTGCTGGTATCCAGAAGAAATTAGACTATATCGAGTCACTTGGCGTTAATACACTTTACTTAAACCCGGTCGCACATGCAGCATCCAACCATAAGTATGATGCGACGGACTATAAAGCGATGGATCCGATGTTTGGGTCACCAGAAGAATTTAAGGCTTTTACAAAAGAACTAAAAAAACGCAAGATGCACTTAATCCTCGATGGTGTATTCAACCATGTTGGAGACGATTCGATCTATTTTGACCGATACGGAAAATATAAAACGGTCGGAGCTTACGAATATTGGGCAAGCATCTACGACCTGATGAGTACGAAAGGCTTAACAGAAACAGAAGCGAAAAAACAAACAGAAGCGAAGTTTAAGAAAGAAGGACAAGAGTTTAGTCCATACGGCTTCCATAACTGGTTTAACATCGAGAACGAAAAAGTGAACGGCGTTTATAAATACCAGGCGTGGTGGGGCTTTGACTCACTTCCGGAAATCAAATCGATTCCAGGTGAAGCAGTAGACTATGATTCTGAGTTGAACAACAAGCCGTTCGCAGACTATATCATGTATGACAAAGATTCTGCTGCAAAATCATGGCTAGATCGTGGCGCATCAGGCTGGCGATTGGACGTTGCGAACGAAGTAGATACAGAGTTTTGGAGAGAGTTCCGAAAAGAACTGAAGGAAGGCAAGAAAGAAGATCCATTAATCCTAGGTGAGATCTGGGATGATGCATCTGAATACTTCCTTGGCGATCTGTATGATTCTGTGATGAACTACCGTTTCCGCGGTGCGATGATCGATTACTTGAAGAACGGTAACGCAGAAGGCGCAGAAAACCAGATGAACGCAGTGTTTGAAGATTACCCACAAGAAGCATTCTATGCGCTTATGAACTTGATGGGCTCTCATGATACACCTCGTGCAGCGTTTATCCTAGGAAACGGAACAGATTCTTACGAGCGTGCTGAACTGGATCCAAAGTATGACCACGAGCTAGGCGTAAAACGACTGAAGCTCGCGGCGATCTTACAGATGGGGTATGCTGGTGCACCAACTCTTTATTATGGAGATGAGGCGGGCGTTACGGGCTCTAAAGATCCGGACGACCGAAGAACATATCCATGGGGCTCTGAAGACAAAAATCTTGTAAAGCATTATCAAAACATTGGAAAAGTGCGTAGTGATTACCATGATCTCTTCAGCTATGGTGAGCTTCACCATCTATACGCTGAAAAAGATGTGCTTGCTTACGCACGTACAGATAAGAAGAATGCAGCTCTTGTAATCACAAACCGCGGCAACGAAGATAAGACCGTTGAACTGGACGTGAAGAAGCTGATCGTAAACAACGTAAAGCTAACAGATCAGCTTAACAAAAAATACAAAACAGCTGTAAAGGATGGAAAGCTAACAGTAACCGTTCCTGCGATGAGTGGTCGTATGCTCGTTTCGGATAAGCACCAGAATCTGAAAGCGCCAAAAGCGGTGAAAGATGTAAAAGCGTCAGAAAGCAGTCACTCTGTTTCGCTTTCATGGAAAGGTGACGCAAAACGTTACGCTGTCTATCAGACCACAATCTCTGGTGCTTTTTATGAAAAGGTAGCAGAAACGAAAGGCAACTCAATTAAGATTGATAACTTGGATAACGGACGTAAATACTATTTCGCTGTCGTTGCAATTGATAAAAACAACAACGAATCTCTAAAAACAGAATCAAAAGCTGCGATTCCTCATGTGGCGTTAAAGGACGGAAACTATAACATTTCAAATGTAACAGCGTTAAAGAATGGTGTGATCGACCTATCTAAGCCACAAACGGTTTCAGCAGATATCAAAATCACTGGTGAAACAGAGACCGATGTAGCAGAAGGATTACAGAGTGAGCTGCAAGTAAAAGAGCCAGGCAAGACGAACTGGACATCTCACAAAGGAACGTACACAGCACAAAACGGAGAATTCAACACGTTTAGCGCAGATTTCTTACCTTTTAAAGAGGGAGCGTATCAATATCGTTACGCGTTCTCAACCGACCTAGGCAGAACGTGGGTCACAAGTGAAACAAAGACGGTTACCTTTACAAAAGGCGATGACACGACTGCTCCTGCAACATCTGTAACATTAGAGAAACCAGCGCAAGAGTCAGGACAAGTGAATCTGAAGTGGTCTGTAGAAGGAGCGAACGAGCCATATCTGTTCACGATTGTTCGTGATGGAGAAGTCATTGACCAAGTCCTTGATACAAGTGCCACAACGTATAAAGATCTGAACGTAACGAACGGAAAAGTCTACAGTTACGAAGTGCACATCTATGACAAAGCCGGTAACAGTGTGAAGTCGAACGCCGTTCAGGTTACGCCTGACCTTGTTATGGTAAAAGTCACAATGAAAGTGAACGCACCAGCCTATACACCACAAGGCGTGGATATTACGATGCCAGGCAGCAAGAACGGCTGGAACACAGGTGCGTGGAAGATGACGCGTGGCGGCGCCGTAACAAACGATTATGAATATACGTTTGAAGCGCAAGAAGGTGAAGTCATTACGTACAAATACGCAAAGAACAGCTCTTGGGATCAAGAGGGTCTTGCTGACCATACACCGGGTAATCCAAACGATGATGATGTAAGCTATTACGGATATGGTGCAACAGGAACAGACCTGAGTTTTGTTGTCACGAACCAAGGCGGTAATTCGATGGTCGTTCAAGATAAGATCCTACGATGGATCGATATGCCGGTTGTCGTTACCTCTCATACGGATGGCCAGACTGTAACATCAGACACGATCACCCTAAAAGGAAATGCCATTAAAGAAGGTGTGATGACGATCAACGGTCAGCCGGTTACGATTAACGATGACATGACGTTCACGCACACGGTAAACTTGAGTGCAGGAGAGAACAAGCTGAACATTCATATCGAACCGTCAGAAGAGAATAAATCTACTATTTTCAAAAATGACGGTGGAGCGATTGGTAAGAACACGAAGGATATCTTGATGACGATTAATAAGAATTAG
- the tenI gene encoding thiazole tautomerase TenI, with amino-acid sequence MEKQLHVITTGRQSVDELVTIAESIHPYMTMLHVREKTKSAKEVSHLIERLQKAGVPSTKIIVNDRVDVALCTGVKGVQLAHHSLDVSQVRRALPEMVMGCSVHSVSEAQDAEQSGADFIMYGHIFKTASKRNAEPRGLDQLQRVVDQTTLPVIAIGGITSENVRNVIKTGASGIAVMSGILEAKSPLQAVKLYKQQLEVWDAHNV; translated from the coding sequence GTGGAAAAACAGCTTCATGTGATTACCACGGGCAGGCAAAGTGTTGATGAGTTAGTAACTATAGCGGAAAGCATTCATCCGTATATGACGATGTTGCATGTACGGGAAAAAACAAAGTCTGCCAAAGAAGTCAGTCATCTTATCGAACGTCTTCAGAAAGCAGGAGTGCCTTCCACTAAAATTATTGTAAATGATCGAGTGGATGTAGCACTTTGCACAGGCGTAAAAGGTGTTCAGCTGGCACATCACAGTTTAGATGTGTCACAAGTGCGAAGAGCTCTGCCTGAAATGGTGATGGGCTGCTCTGTTCATTCTGTTTCAGAAGCACAGGATGCTGAACAAAGCGGCGCCGACTTCATCATGTATGGTCATATTTTTAAGACGGCTTCCAAACGTAATGCGGAGCCAAGAGGGTTAGATCAGCTTCAACGTGTAGTGGATCAAACTACACTTCCGGTCATCGCGATCGGAGGCATCACATCAGAAAACGTACGGAATGTCATTAAAACAGGTGCATCTGGAATCGCCGTCATGTCAGGTATTTTAGAAGCAAAATCACCACTACAAGCTGTAAAACTGTACAAACAACAACTGGAGGTGTGGGATGCGCACAACGTATGA